GGGGTAGAGTGTCTCGAACCGATCGCAAGCGGCCGTGGCTGGCCGCGATCCTCGCCGTGGCTTCCCCGGGGCTCGGCCACGTCTACCTCCGGGAGTGGCTCCGGGCCGCCCTGTGGTTCGGCCTCGTTCTGGGGTCGACGCTCATGCTCGTTCCGGAGTCCGTACTGACAGTCGACACCGTCTCTCTGGAGGCGATCATGGCCGCGTCCCGCGACATCAGTATGCGCAACCAGCTCGCGATGACGGCCGTCGTCCTCCTCAGCGGGGCCGACGCCTACTGGATGGCCACACAGGGCAACCGACGTGCGGCCGCCGCAGAGGGCGCGCGCTGCCCGCACTGCGGCAAGGAACTGGACGAGGATCTGGCGTTCTGCCACTGGTGTACGACCAGGCTGGCCCCGCCGGCCGAGTCGAACGCCGCCACTCGCGACCCGGTCGCCGCCGAGGACGGCTCCGACGCCTAGAACAGGTCGTCGAAGGCGCGCTTGCCGTGTGGACGTCGGACGGGTCCTGCTGCCACAGTTCGCACGTACAGGTGCCGACCAGCGACCGGTCAGTCTCGACCGACGCGTCGGAGCGGGCCGGACGTCGATTCGGTCGCTCGACGCGTCGCGACGACGGCCCAGTCCTCAGCGCCGCGGTCCGTCGGTGGCCCGGAGCCGCGCTCCGTCCCGCGGACAGTACTCGTAGTCGGGATCCGCGGTTCGGAAGCCGCACTGCGGACACTCCCGGTACGTGACGGTCGATCCGCCGGCTCGTCCACCCCCGCCCGCCCGCCGGAACAGGAAGGGGACGAACGGGAGAAAGAGGAAGACCGCGAGCGCGTCGAAGTACCACCAGAGGACGGCGGAGAGGAGCAGACTCCCCACGAGCCCGATCGCAGCGGTGAGCGTTCGCGATCCGAACATACCCGTCGTTCGCGCTTCGGCCTGAAAAGCCGCCCGTCGCGCGGCGGTGTGGACGCTCTCGGTACGGTCGTTACTTCTCGATGATAGACTCCTCGACCTTCTCGCCGAAGTGCCGCGCG
This genomic interval from Halomicrobium urmianum contains the following:
- a CDS encoding zinc ribbon domain-containing protein; translated protein: MSRTDRKRPWLAAILAVASPGLGHVYLREWLRAALWFGLVLGSTLMLVPESVLTVDTVSLEAIMAASRDISMRNQLAMTAVVLLSGADAYWMATQGNRRAAAAEGARCPHCGKELDEDLAFCHWCTTRLAPPAESNAATRDPVAAEDGSDA